GAGTCCAATTAATAAACCTAAAATAATTCCAATACTAGTAAATAACATCATATTTGGTTTAACAATTAAGATACCTTGCATAAATGGGTGCATATTTCCACAAGTATGAGAACACCGAAAACGAAACTTACCTCTTTGGTTTGCTATTACAACTATTTCGCTAGTATCTTTCCAGTTATAGCCCAAGCTTGGTTTACGAACTTTGAAACTTTTAATATTAGGAGATATTTCAGCATCGATATCATAATTTTCTAGATAAAACCCATGCACCACATCCATTGAAATAAGTCTTATGTGAAGGGTATCATTATAATTAACTTCAATCCTATCTGGTTCATACGAATATTGCCTTGCTTTAATCAAAAAATCTCGTCTTTCAGGTTTTGCAACTATTAAACTTACAAGCACACCAACAATACCACCCACGATGGTTATGATAATTACAATTGCGATCAATTTAATTTTCATTTTGTAAATATTTGAATTCTTAAACAGACACTTTTCTTCATCAGTATGTTATTTTGCCATATTAAAATTAACTACAAGTTTACCACTAGCAGGAACTGTAATTTGTTGCGGAGCAGATTTCAGTTTTTCATTCCAAACCTGTATTGTATATTTTCCAGCTGGTACACCTTTAATAGAAAAGTTACCTTCTTTATCAGTCACAGCAAAATATGGATTCTGTAGTACAATAATGTAAGCCTCCATTTCGGGATGAACATTACACAGAATAACAGACTGACATCCTAATTTATCATATTTATAAGATTTTACAACTCCTTTTCCATAGGAACCAAGGTCAAATTTCGAACATTTATCAGGACAAAATACATTATGGAGCACATCATCGTTATTAAGAAAGTCGACAGTAGAGCCAACCATAATGGGCAAAACACGGGGTATGAAAGTTAAATTCTTCTGATCCATCTGAGCATGCTTAGCAGAGGGTTTGAAATTACCCTCTGCTTTTTCAATATATACAACAGTATTTGCTTTATACTTAGTTTTAGTTAACTCTGTCTCTACTTTGCCCGTAATCTGAGCAGCACAGAAGCCAAAAATAAATAAAGCTATAGCAGTTGTAAAAAAAAATCTTTTATACATAATCTTAACTATTGAACAGTTAAAGTAAAATCCTTTGACA
The Bacteroidia bacterium genome window above contains:
- a CDS encoding carboxypeptidase regulatory-like domain-containing protein, coding for MYKRFFFTTAIALFIFGFCAAQITGKVETELTKTKYKANTVVYIEKAEGNFKPSAKHAQMDQKNLTFIPRVLPIMVGSTVDFLNNDDVLHNVFCPDKCSKFDLGSYGKGVVKSYKYDKLGCQSVILCNVHPEMEAYIIVLQNPYFAVTDKEGNFSIKGVPAGKYTIQVWNEKLKSAPQQITVPASGKLVVNFNMAK